From the Raphanus sativus cultivar WK10039 unplaced genomic scaffold, ASM80110v3 Scaffold0566, whole genome shotgun sequence genome, the window TTTTATCCTGCAGATTGATCAAATAATGAAGGCTGCATGTTTATGTTACTCAGGATGTTGTCCATGTCGTTGAAATGCATGGTAAGTGATCTTTCTTCGGTTACGATGTCGTTCTCTCTCTTTTGGCTAATTTCATTTGCCTTCTTATTTGTTCTTGCAACGTTTCCGTAATACGGAAATAACAGATGCATGCATAATGCATGACCGATCCTTGCTTTAAGTCTCATGCATGAAGCAAGGGCTTTAGGCCATTATGTACAGTCGCTAACTGAGAGATTAGTCGCTAATCAGAAATTTAAAACGGTATTAACGGAAATATAACTATGTAACTATGCAAGtgttagtttaaaaaaaattaatcagaaATTTAAAACGGTATTAACGGAAAATATAACTATGTAACTATGTAAGtgtttagtttcaaaaataaaaactatgcaAGTGTGATTAGTAGCCCTTTATTGATATGATAATGGTGTGTTTTGCACCCCGAAAAGATGAAAATATAACTATGTAAGTCTTGTCACTTGTCACCCAAGGAAAAATCCTTGCATCACATATTATCACTCTGTCTAGAGaattctgttttctttttcgcCGAGTAGCCTCACGCGCAAACTCTGTTTGGTATCTCAGGTACAACAGAAAGAAGATGAACGTCAGATACATGAGTACAAAAAGGAACGCAGAAGTGTTTGGTGGGGTTATGAAGTCAATACCTCTTCAGATGATTGCATCGCTGCCATTAACTCCTATTCTCACCAGGTTCGTCTATCTTTTCAACTGTATGCTTATACTTTTGCTACCGTTTCTCTTTTGTGTCAGTGccgttttattttattttttttgacacTTTTTGTACGTCTCATGAAGGTTCTTGGCTATGGAAGAGAGAAGAAGGTGATTCTTGAAGCACCGTTGTATGATAAAGATTGTGTTTTGAGCAACGTTTTGGCTGCCCATTACCTTATCTCCTCTGACGTTTCCAGAGccaaaacctatgttaaagctGCAGAAACTCATCTTGTAAGCTATATCTTGTTCTCCTTTAGTGTTTATGTTTCATTCCAACTCCAAGTGTAGGAAATATGCTCTATATCTATCATTTGTCTATCATCAGCGATTAGTTTATTGTGGTTTGAGCTCTAAAATTCATCTGGTTTTACTTTTAGGGGAGAGCCACACCGTATGAGAAAGCAGTTTTCAAGGCTGTTAAATTACTTGATATCTGACAACATGGACGAAGACGTGGCGTTGGAGTTGCACTTTAAGGTTAGGATGTTTCTTGGCTTCTTGGCTTCTTGTTCTTCGTAGTTCTGCTTGATCTCCAGCAGTTATTCTAACTCTCATGTAAACTCTTTATGGTTTGCAGTTACTGAAAAAGTTTCCCAGAGATTTGCTATCTTGGAAGAGAGTAGAGATACTCTGTTTCTACATGGGTCGACCTGATCTCTCTTTGCCTCTGTTTGAGAAGGTACATCACATGTTGATCAAACTGATTATTACTGCGTGATTTATAACTAAAACCAAGGAATCTTTGCTACAATTATCTGTTGTTTACATCACTTGGTAGATTATACCGGAGAATAGAGACCAAGACTATGCTTATGGTATGCTTGCATTCCCATTATTGGAGCTTGGACATTTAGAAGAAGCTGAAAAAGCTGCTAGGAAAGGATATGAGATCAACAAAAACGACTCTTGGGCTCATCATTGCGTGAGTTCCACGTTTACTACCCTTGTCTTTTGGTAATATTTCCTTTTATCCATACGCAACCTTACATTTTGTATGTTTTGGACAGTTATGTCATGTTCTTCAAACTGAATGTCGTTTCAAGGAAGCAGTAGAGTTCATGGAAGGATGCTCACCTTCATGGGATTCTTGCTCTTCCTTAAGGTATAAAAACTGTTTTCAAATAACTTTAGAAACATCTTCTGATCATCTCTGGAACCACCtacttgataaataaataaataaacaaatatttgaatAGGTATTCGCATAATTGGTGGCATGTAGCTGTTTGTTACTTGGAAGGAGGGTCACCTCTAAGTAAGGTACAAGAAATATATGATCATCAAATGTGTAAAGAGCTGGAGAAAGAAGATGCTGTTGCTACAGATGTAAGTATCCCTTATCATGTTTCTTCcccttttttttaaaaaaaggaacATGGGACTTCCATAAGCAATCTAATGTCTTATACATGTAATATTGAATGTCAGGTCTATATGGATGCTCTTGGTTTGTTGTTACGCTTGGACACACGCGATAAACTAGACGAGTTTTTAGACAGGCTGAAGATCCTTGCAAACTGCTTGACTGATCAAGTAAGTAGTAATTCATCTGTTTTGCCTTGCATTTACTTGCACTTCTTCTAAAAGTTTGCGCGATTACAATTGTTCAGGCAATGTGGTATCAGGAGTGGCTTTTTGATATTACAATAATTTGGGCGTTGAGTAAAGTTGGAAACACTTCACTGGCACATTTATTGCTCGAGGGCCTGAAGTCCCGGTTAGTACTTCTTTCACTTTTGTGACATTAGTCAAATGAAAGTTTTGTTTATTAACTCGTCTAATTCTAACAGAACATCTCATATGAGCAAGAAGAAACAACAGTTGATGCAGAAAGCCATTCAGGTCCGTTCTTATTGATATTGACTTATAACTATGTGACTAGCTAGACCACTTGAGTTCTTTTATCATGTCATAAGATCGTTTCTCTTAATTTAAATCAGCTTGCTGAAGCTGTTAATGAATATGGGAAAGGCAACTACAAAAAAGCTCTACAACTGGTCGGTCCAGACTTTGACGCTGCTGATTATAAGGTAGTGCATGTTCTTGCATTTGTAAgctatatattaattttcaaaacaatatttattgaAGAATATACATGAAAATATCTGGCCTCCTTTTTCTACTCAAACTAGGTGATTGGAGCATCGGATTTACAGATGGATGTTTTTAATGAAATCTG encodes:
- the LOC130502453 gene encoding LOW QUALITY PROTEIN: uncharacterized protein LOC130502453 (The sequence of the model RefSeq protein was modified relative to this genomic sequence to represent the inferred CDS: deleted 1 base in 1 codon), yielding MVQQKEDERQIHEYKKERRSVWWGYEVNTSSDDCIAAINSYSHQVLGYGREKKVILEAPLYDKDCVLSNVLAAHYLISSDVSRAKTYVKAAETHLGRATPYEKAVFKAVNYLISDNMDEDVALELHFKLLKKFPRDLLSWKRVEILCFYMGRPDLSLPLFEKIIPENRDQDYAYGMLAFPLLELGHLEEAEKAARKGYEINKNDSWAHHCLCHVLQTECRFKEAVEFMEGCSPSWDSCSSLRYSHNWWHVAVCYLEGGSPLSKVQEIYDHQMCKELEKEDAVATDVYMDALGLLLRLDTRDKLDEFLDRLKILANCLTDQAMWYQEWLFDITIIWALSKVGNTSLAHLLLEGLKSRTSHMSKKKQQLMQKAIQLAEAVNEYGKGNYKKALQLVGPDFDAADYKVIGASDLQMDVFNEIWYKVLLLNGKSSSAIKVLERRIKQRDGAPFLWRLLEKSYVMEGNTEAAVTACEKAKALESSYFKFD